A single genomic interval of Antechinus flavipes isolate AdamAnt ecotype Samford, QLD, Australia chromosome 1, AdamAnt_v2, whole genome shotgun sequence harbors:
- the LOC127537999 gene encoding V-type proton ATPase subunit S1-like has product MLLLTLVFVFPAASELQVPLLFWSSSRDLWAPLENAHEGHITTDIQLSSYLDRALEKGPRNVLLFLQEKLSIEDFTAYGGVFGDKQESVFSHLENALESAPSSLILPSVDAYAASTLTSYLKKKSGASPLQIDPATLRKLKPNDIFPALLLLRLPYFTSSDSMAPKEILLGNDEIIGQVMSALRSEDVPYTAILTAVRPSRVVRDLSLISGDLGRHLLGEDKEFYSLLPETSPLPPVSYKDTKSRILFWAEDFTVTHESETRNLTALTFGAPTLNLTGSSWNSSSAQLVLTYDNLFGPFLTIKFILSSQFYPVSAQSWFTMESLEIHTNSSLVIFTSPQVTAPSIYSFHCQYVTFKSSKEVKSSFGSSDWRVSFYNFQIQAFNVSDENFAQASDCAGFFSPAICMGLVIAIVLLFFLLYGLHMILNLNTMDRFDDRKAGFLIIAQE; this is encoded by the coding sequence ATGTTGCTGCTGACGCTTGTGTTTGTGTTTCCTGCGGCTTCCGAGCTTCAGGTGCCGCTGTTGTTCTGGTCAAGCTCTCGTGATTTATGGGCTCCGCTTGAAAATGCCCACGAAGGTCACATCACTACGGACATTCAGCTTTCTTCCTACCTAGACCGTGCCCTAGAGAAGGGACCTCGAAACGTGCTGCTGTTCCTGCAAGAAAAACTAAGTATCGAGGATTTCACTGCATATGGGGGGGTGTTTGGCGATAAGCAAGAGAGTGTTTTCTCTCACCTGGAGAATGCTCTGGAATCGGCTCCCTCTTCCTTGATCCTGCCTTCGGTGGACGCATATGCAGCCAGTACTTTGACTTCTTATCTGAAGAAGAAATCCGGAGCTAGTCCGCTCCAGATAGACCCAGCCACCCTGAGGAAGCTGAAGCCCAATGACATCTTCCCTGCACTGCTCCTCCTGAGACTGCCATATTTCACCAGTTCTGACTCGATGGCTCCCAAAGAAATACTGCTGGGCAATGATGAGATCATCGGGCAGGTGATGAGCGCCCTCAGGTCAGAAGATGTGCCCTATACAGCCATCCTGACTGCAGTTCGGCCTTCCCGGGTGGTTCGGGACTTGTCCCTGATATCTGGGGATCTGGGGCGGCACCTCCTCGGGGAAGATAAGGAATTTTACTCCCTACTGCCTGAAACGTCTCCTCTGCCGCCAGTGAGCTACAAAGATACGAAGTCTCGCATCCTCTTTTGGGCGGAGGACTTCACTGTCACCCATGAGAGTGAGACTCGTAACCTGACTGCACTCACTTTTGGAGCCCCAACACTCAACCTGACGGGCTCCAGCTGGAACAGCTCTTCTGCCCAGCTTGTTCTGACATATGATAACCTCTTTGGCCCATTCCTGACGATCAAGTTTATCCTGAGCAGTCAGTTCTACCCCGTTTCAGCCCAAAGCTGGTTCACCATGGAGAGCTTAGAGATCCACACCAACAGTTCATTGGTTATCTTCACTTCCCCTCAAGTCACGGCGCCTAGCATCTATTCCTTCCATTGCCAGTATGTTACCTTCAAAAGCTCGAAGGAAGTAAAGTCCTCGTTTGGTTCCTCTGACTGGCGTGTGAGTTTCTATAACTTCCAGATTCAGGCTTTCAACGTGTCAGATGAAAACTTCGCCCAGGCCAGTGATTGCGCCGGCTTCTTCTCTCCTGCTATCTGCATGGGGCTGGTCATCGCGATAGTGTTGTTGTTCTTCCTCCTCTATGGGCTGCACATGATCCTCAATCTGAACACCATGGATCGCTTTGATGATCGCAAGGCGGGTTTCCTTATTATAGCACAAGAATGA